Part of the Butyrivibrio fibrisolvens genome, GTCCAATCATCTTTAAACATTGAAATATCATTTCCTGAATCGCCAAATACTACTGCATCTTTGTAATCTGCACCAAAATAATCCATTACCTTTTTTATTCCAACAGATTTATATGAAGGTTCAACAAACAAGTAATTTTCATGAAATCTATACCAAGGAAGATTTTTCAAAGATTTAAGTGTTTTCTCTTCTTCTATACTGCATGCCACATATGCCTTATAAATATTCTCATAATCCTCGGGATCAAGCCCTTCTACAATTCTTTGTTTCATGTAAATATCATGTGCGACTTTCTGAAAGCGGTCATCCGGAACAGTTCTTGTAGCAGAATTATCTATCTGTATTCCCCAAGGAAATCCCTTTTCCTGGCATTCTCTAATTAGTGCCACTATCTCCTTTTTAGGAAGAGGTTTAATACCAATAAGAGAGTTGTTGATTGTTACACCGTAGCCACCATCACTAACCATATTTTCAAAGCCAAGGTCTTTCATTGTATCTATTGCAAGAGCTTGTGCTCTTCCAGTAGCAATACATAGAAAGTGTCCTGCTTTTTTTAGCTTATCTATCGCCAATTTAGCTGAATCCGGTATATAGAAATTTTCATAGCCGCCTGCAGCAAGGGTTCCGTCGATATCAAAAAACAAGTATTTTTTCTTACTCATAAAATATTCCTTTCAATAATCAATTGAAGTATATAGATAATACCACGCAAATAAACACAGTATAATGTTTTTTGATGTTTATTTTTGGCGTTTATATGGTATATTATTGTTAGATTAAACATTTATCAGAAATGTGGGTTAAGTTTGAAAATGTTTTATTTTATTTTCAAACCCAAATTGAAAACGAAAGTTTCATAAATTTGAACCATTAGTCACTCGTTTTTCTCACGACATGAGGTTATCTATGAATAACAAAAATGAACTTACAGGCATAACACGAAGAGCCCAGATCTATGAATTATTAAAAGAAACATTAACAGTAAATGTCAAAGAATTAGCTGCCAGATATGGAGTGTCCGATATGACTATAAGAAGAGACCTTCATATCATGGAAGACCAGGGAATACTAATCTCGCATTATGGGGGAGCTACACTCCGCCACCCTTCTTCCTCGGTATATGATTTCGATATTCGAAAAGAAAAGTTCTACTCTGCCAAGGTTGCTATTGCTCGCCGTGCTTGTGAACATATAAAAGAAAATGATGTGATCTACCTGGATCAAAGTACAACAGTTCTACTCATGACTCGTTTTCTTCCGGCATTACATCATACAGTAGTGACAAGTTCTCTATCTGTAATGCATGAATGCGCCCACAATCCATATGTGAATCTGTACATTGCTCCAGGTAAATATAATGAAACCACCGGCGGTGCTATGGATATTGATACCATGACATACTTATCAACATTTCATTTTAATACAGCATTTTTGGGAACAGGATTCATAGATACCAAATATGGAGTTACAAGTACAGAAATGGACAGCTCTATCAAGCAGCTCATCATGAAGAATTCTGAGAATAACATCCTTTTAGTCGACCATTCCAAATTTGGAAAACATGTTATGAAAAAATTTGGGAATATCAGAGATTTTAATACTATTATTACTGATTCGGGCATTTCTGCAAACGATGAGAAAAAAATTTTAAGTGAAAATGTCACACTTAATATATGTGATATAAAAAGTGGAATTTAACTTCCACTTTTACATCTCTATCACACTTTACATAAAAAATCATCCAGTCAGGATCAATTGTAGAAAAATATTTTTCTCATTTTCAAAAATAGTCGTTTACTATGAGCCACCATGGCACGATCAATACTTGACATCATTTTGAAAACGAGACAAGTGTTCGAAAGGAAGAATAAGCCGCCCTCTATAAAGGCCGCAGCCATCGTTGATAAGACTATTATTCACTGCGCTGAACATATTTACATCTACCTTTGACAGATCCAACTGTTGCAAAAGCATCCCTCTTTCATATGCCTCATCAAAATATATATTTTCTCCAAGCGGTATTGCATTCCTGCGGCTTCGCTCTTTTTCCTGCCGCTTCTCATATCCAAGATGGTTTGCAGGGCCTATCTCTGCATTATCATCCATCTTTTTTGTTCTTAACTGCACCTCCACGAAGCTTCTTGATTCATTATCATATAAGGTAATATGAAGCGACTGATATCCATAGGCCCGGGATTTTCAATATAATCCTTAAAGTATGGTCTTACTGATTCACTAAGTCTTCCTGATTCAAGCTTTGCTCCCCTGTTGAGATCTCAACGCTAAATCCCCGCCTTTCAAGAAAATCCGGAAGCATATCAGATATCTCATAAAGATACTTTATCTCTGCTTCTTCTCTTTCATTTTTATCTGCAACATGACATCTTGGCATAGACACGACAATTCTATACGCTATCAGATCCCTGAAATGATCTATACTGTTTTTTATCTCAGATGGACCTGGGTAACTTTTGCTATCTTTGTATTTTTCATAAACTATTTTCAAAATATAAGCATTAAACTTTTCTTCTGCACGAATAAGTGACTTGATCCTTCCCTTAAAAGTAAATGCCAGAAACGGATATTCATCTGTCATGTACTTATACAATTCCCTGATACGCTGCGACTGTGATGTAAGAAAGTCATTATGTATGAGGAGTTCTTCCATTCTCAGAAGAAAGTTACTATGAAAAAGATCTACCGTATTCCCTGTTTCGATAGATGATTCTTTTAGTGCTTCCGAGTACTTTTGTATTATTCTAAGAACTGTATCCCCACTATAAAGATAATCATTCAAAGTTACCATATCCACCTCCGCAAAAAAAACAGGCAAAGACGCTCAACAAAAGCGCCTTTGCCTTCATAGATAATAATAACATATTATTTTGACTTTTATCTTATACTATAAGTATTATTGCTAAATTTGTTCAAGCCATGTATTTACACACGCGTCAGACGGCATTCTTAAATCGCCTCTTGGAGATACTGCAACAGATCCAACTTTCGGGCCATCCGGAAGACAGCTGCGCTTAAACTGCTGCGAGAAGAATCTCTTATAAAAAGTCTTCTCCCATTTAAGGATAACATCTTCTGTGTACACATCAGCAAAAGCCAGTTTTGCAAGCCTGTATATCTTGGAAGGACTTTGGGATAGTCTTAGCATATGATAAAGGAAAAAAGTCATGAAGCTCATATGGACCTACCAGATCCTCAGTTTTCTGCATGATCTTATCACCGTCCGGAGGCAACAATTCAGGTGATACAGGTGTATCTAAAATATCATATAGCGTCTTTTTAAGATCTAAGTTATCTGACGTATCAGCATAGTACTTCACAAGATAGCGCACCAAAGTCTTTGGAATAGAACAGTTCACCGCATACATCGACATGTGATCGCCGTTATAAGTTGCCCATCCAAGTGCTAGTTCTGATAGATCACCGGTTCCTATCACTATTCCATTTTCCTTATTGGCAATATCCATAAGTATCTGGGTTCTTTCTCTTGCCTGGCTGTTCTCATAAGTAACATCATGAACATTTTCATCCTGACCTATATCATCAAAATGCTGTCTTACCGCCTTACTGATATTCACGTCTTTAAATGAAGCTCCGATCTGCCTGATGAGCATTACTGCATTATCATATGTTCTGTCTGTAGTTCCAAAACCAGGCATAGTCACAGCAATTATACCGATGCGTTCAAGATCAAGATAATCAAAAGCCTTTGCTGTTACTAAAAGAGCCAGTGTAGAATCAAGACCGCCTGATATACCGATAACTACCTTCTTACAGCCTATATGCTCTATCCTTTTCCTAAGTCCCATCGCCTGTATAGTAAGGATCTCGTTACATCTGTATTCCCGTTCCTGTTCTATGGAAGGCACAAATGGGTTTGGATCTATATATCTTGATAGCCTGGTCTCTTCAATATTTAGCGTGAATTCGATCTTGGTATATTGACTGCTGCAATCAGGTTCAAATGTTGTCATCCGTCTTCTTTCAGATTCGATATACTCAAGGTCAATATCTGATATGGTCATGTTCTTTATAAATCGCTCAGACTCCGCTAAAATAGTCCCGTTTTCGGCTATCAGATTGTGGCCTGAAAAAACAACATCCTGAGTGGATTCTCCCGGGCCTGCAGATGCATACAGATAAGCGCATACAAGCCTTGCAGACTGAGCACTTACAAGGCTCCTTCTATATCTTCCCTTACCTATTATCTCATTGGAAGCTGACAGGTTGACTATTACTGTAGCACCGGCTTTACAGTGCTTTATACTCGGGCTTTCCGGAACCCACAAATCTTCACAAAGCTCGGATGAGACCCTAAGAGATGGCATCTGCCTGCACTCAAATATAATATCTGTGCATGCTCTTACTTCCATCTCGCCTATCCTTATCATGGTATTTAAGTCTCTTCCTGAGTGAAAGTGTCTTGTCTCATAGAACTCGTTATAACCCGGCAGATAGGTCTTTGGTACAATTCAAGGATCTGTCCATTACATATAGCTGCAGCTACGTTGTATAGCTTTCCTTCTATAACAAGCGGTAATCCTACAAAGATAAGAGCGTCAGCGCCCTGACTGTGCTTTACTATTTTTTGAAGTCCTTCCAATGCTCTTTGCAATAACTGATTTTGGAAAAAAAGATCCTGGCAGCTGTATCCTGTTATGCAAAGCTCCGGGAATACCAGTAGCTTAACCTTTTTTGCCAGAGCTTCATCTATGCAATTACATATTTCTTTAGTATTAAACTCCACATCTGCAACTCTTACCATAGGAGTAATAGTAGCAACTTTCAAATAACCGTCCTGCATTATTTGTTCCTCATTTCTTTTTCTTTTCAAAATACAAAAAAAGCAAAGTGCGCAAACTATCTGTAAGCGCCTTTGCTTTAGCTATATGATATCACACTTTTATGAATATTGTTTTTAAATGTAATTGGAGTTTAAAGTCCCGATTCCTCACAGGCATTAAAATGGAACCACCTTACTGTTTGACTGCTCCGTCGGACACTCCGGCCACCAAAAATCTTGATAGTGCAAAGTACAGGATCACGATAGGTACTGCGATGAATATGGCACCTGCCGCAAATCTTGAAAACTCCGTTTCGCCAAGATGTGTAAGTCCTACAGCTACAGTCCACAAGTC contains:
- a CDS encoding HAD-IIB family hydrolase, with the translated sequence MSKKKYLFFDIDGTLAAGGYENFYIPDSAKLAIDKLKKAGHFLCIATGRAQALAIDTMKDLGFENMVSDGGYGVTINNSLIGIKPLPKKEIVALIRECQEKGFPWGIQIDNSATRTVPDDRFQKVAHDIYMKQRIVEGLDPEDYENIYKAYVACSIEEEKTLKSLKNLPWYRFHENYLFVEPSYKSVGIKKVMDYFGADYKDAVVFGDSGNDISMFKDDWTKVAMGNAIPELKELADYVTDDVDKNGIYNACEKLGLYTPVTC
- a CDS encoding DeoR/GlpR family DNA-binding transcription regulator; the protein is MRLSMNNKNELTGITRRAQIYELLKETLTVNVKELAARYGVSDMTIRRDLHIMEDQGILISHYGGATLRHPSSSVYDFDIRKEKFYSAKVAIARRACEHIKENDVIYLDQSTTVLLMTRFLPALHHTVVTSSLSVMHECAHNPYVNLYIAPGKYNETTGGAMDIDTMTYLSTFHFNTAFLGTGFIDTKYGVTSTEMDSSIKQLIMKNSENNILLVDHSKFGKHVMKKFGNIRDFNTIITDSGISANDEKKILSENVTLNICDIKSGI